The following nucleotide sequence is from Burkholderia gladioli.
GTGCCTGGAAGCTGCCCGCGGCACGCTTGCTGACGCCGCCCGGCGTGCTGGTCGCGGGCGCGCTGCTGCTGGTGTTCTTCTGGGCGCTCAGCGCGCTGGTGCTCTACCAGTCGCGCTCGGACGCCTACCAGCGCGCGGCCGGCAATTCGCGCAACCTGGTGCTGGTGCTGGAGCGCGACATCGCCCGCAGCATCGAGCAGTACGATCTCTCGCTGCAGGCCGTGGTCGACGGCATGCGCCAGCCGGCGGTGATGGCCCTGCCGCCGCACCTGCGCAACCTGGTGCTGTTCGACCGCGCCACCACCGGCCGCTACCTGGGCACCATCTACGTGGTCGACGCCGAGGGCCGGGTGGTGATCGACTCGCGAGCCGATACGCCGCCGCAAGCCAACCTCGCCACCCGCGAGGACATCGCGATCCATCGCAGCCAGCCCCGGCTGGGGCTGTTCATCAGCAGGCCCTACGTCTCGCCGCTGCACGGCGGCCAGCCGATGCTGACGCTGTCGCGCCGCATCGACAATCCCGACGGCTCGTTCGGCGGCGTGGTGGTGGGCGCGCTGAGCGTCGACTACTTCCGTGCGCTGCTCGACGGCCTGCAGGTGGGGCCGCACGGCTCGGCCGCGGTGCTCGGCACCAACGGCGCGCTGATCACGCGGCTGCCCTACGATCCGTCCATGGTGGGCCGAGACGTCAGCCGCTCCACCGTGTTCCTCGACGCGATGCACCATTCCGAGGGCGCCGTGGCCGGCCTCGCCTCGCTCGACGGCACGCGTCGGCTCTACGTCTACAAGCGCCTGCCGACCCTGCCGATCATCGTCGACGTGGCGCCCGCCGAACGCGACATCTACCTGGAATGGCGACATCGCGCGGAACGGCTCGGCGCGATCGTGCTGGTGTTCTCGCTGGTGGTGGCGGCCGGCTCGGTGCTGCTCTCGAACGAGTTGCGGCGGCGCCAGCGCGCCGAGGAACAACTGCGCCGGCTGGTGCGCACCGACGCGCTGACCGGCCTCGGCAACCGGCGCTCGTTCGATACCACGCTGCATGTGGAATGGTTGCGCACGCAACGGACTGGCCGGCCGCTGTCGCTGCTGTTCGTCGATATCGACCAATTCAAGGCCTATAACGACCA
It contains:
- a CDS encoding sensor domain-containing diguanylate cyclase, with protein sequence MPDRLSESPRRAWKLPAARLLTPPGVLVAGALLLVFFWALSALVLYQSRSDAYQRAAGNSRNLVLVLERDIARSIEQYDLSLQAVVDGMRQPAVMALPPHLRNLVLFDRATTGRYLGTIYVVDAEGRVVIDSRADTPPQANLATREDIAIHRSQPRLGLFISRPYVSPLHGGQPMLTLSRRIDNPDGSFGGVVVGALSVDYFRALLDGLQVGPHGSAAVLGTNGALITRLPYDPSMVGRDVSRSTVFLDAMHHSEGAVAGLASLDGTRRLYVYKRLPTLPIIVDVAPAERDIYLEWRHRAERLGAIVLVFSLVVAAGSVLLSNELRRRQRAEEQLRRLVRTDALTGLGNRRSFDTTLHVEWLRTQRTGRPLSLLFVDIDQFKAYNDHYGHPAGDEVLREVGRVLTRCAQRPSDDVARYGGEEFVVTLPDTDARGAAQFGERVRRSIYDLAIPHAASHYGRVTVSIGIVTSGEAAASSDAAFVNLADTALYHAKTAGRNRICDPQGVVLA